One genomic segment of Tursiops truncatus isolate mTurTru1 chromosome 4, mTurTru1.mat.Y, whole genome shotgun sequence includes these proteins:
- the LRRC3B gene encoding leucine-rich repeat-containing protein 3B gives MNLVDLWLTRSLSMCLLLQSFVLMILCFHSASMCPKGCLCSSSGGLNVTCSNANLKEIPRDLPPETVLLYLDSNQITSIPNEIFKDLHQLRVLNLSKNGIEFIDEHAFKGVAETLQTLDLSDNRIQSVHKNAFNNLKARARIANNPWHCDCTLQQVLRGMVSNHETAHNVICKTSVLDEHAGRPFLNAANDADLCNLPKKTTDYAMLVTMFGWFTMVISYVVYYVRQNQEDARRHLEYLKSLPSRQKKADEPDDISTVV, from the coding sequence ATGAATCTGGTGGACCTGTGGTTAACTCGTTCCCTCTCCATGTGTCTCCTCCTACAAAGTTTTGTTCTTATGATACTGTGTTTTCATTCCGCCAGTATGTGTCCCAAGGGCTGTCTTTGTTCTTCCTCTGGGGGTTTAAATGTCACCTGCAGCAATGCAAATCTCAAGGAAATACCTAGAGATCTTCCTCCTGAAACAGTCTTACTGTATCTGGACTCCAATCAGATCACATCCATCCCCAATGAGATTTTTAAGGACCTCCATCAACTAAGAGTTCTCAACCTGTCCAAAAATGGCATTGAGTTTATCGATGAGCATGCCTTCAAAGGAGTCGCCGAAACTCTGCAGACTCTGGACTTGTCTGACAACCGGATTCAGAGCGTGCACAAAAACGCTTTCAATAACCTGAAGGCCAGGGCTAGGATTGCCAACAACCCCTGGCACTGCGACTGTACGCTCCAGCAAGTTCTGAGGGGCATGGTGTCCAATCACGAGACAGCCCACAATGTGATCTGCAAGACCTCCGTGCTGGATGAACACGCAGGGAGACCGTTCCTCAACGCTGCCAATGACGCTGACCTTTGTAACCTCCCTAAAAAAACGACTGATTATGCCATGCTGGTCACCATGTTTGGCTGGTTCACCATGGTGATCTCGTATGTGGTGTATTACGTGAGGCAAAATCAGGAAGATGCGCGAAGACACCTCGAATACTTGAAATCCCTGCCGAGCAGGCAAAAGAAAGCCGACGAACCCGACGATATTAGTACAGTGGTGTAG